A part of Candidatus Electrothrix aestuarii genomic DNA contains:
- a CDS encoding sulfotransferase: protein MNNKYEKLFREKASCYHKTNPEEKSEDFLMNKACQKVGLYDWGDTNFVAALRKLLNSFREEGGLNSYGWFFIHSFLTRYLCGRLLVQNQVKQYHEIKEEKIKQPLFIIGLPRTGSTLLQRLLSQAPSCRSLLYWEGLFPAPFSQSYTQQGVDPRIHDAEEFIHIRNSVVQNINTMHSSYACQPEECFLLLDKSFISPRFHVLFDLPDYFDWVKKQDMVPVYLYHKQQLQVLQFTTPHRGQQRWILKDPLHLFGINSLLEVFPDACIVQTHRAPLQSLSSLCSMLTTIRKNLQNKGITDQLTKETVLFWKNMLDNIMQVRQKYGAERFLDINYKDLTKDPIGTVHNIYDYFGLTPDETATEKMHEWLLENPKNKHGVHKYSSEHYGLSQEIVDQYFSEYCQRVSV, encoded by the coding sequence ATGAATAACAAATATGAAAAGCTGTTCCGGGAAAAAGCATCCTGTTATCACAAAACAAATCCAGAAGAAAAATCAGAAGATTTTTTGATGAACAAAGCATGTCAGAAAGTAGGATTATATGATTGGGGAGATACGAACTTTGTCGCAGCATTACGAAAACTGCTCAATTCCTTCCGGGAAGAGGGTGGACTTAATTCTTATGGATGGTTTTTTATTCACTCTTTCCTGACAAGATACCTTTGCGGACGCTTACTTGTTCAAAATCAAGTCAAGCAGTACCATGAAATAAAAGAAGAAAAAATAAAACAGCCGTTGTTTATTATCGGTCTCCCCCGCACCGGCTCTACGCTGTTACAGCGGCTGTTAAGTCAAGCCCCGTCCTGCCGCTCTCTGCTCTACTGGGAAGGGTTATTCCCGGCTCCTTTTTCTCAGTCATATACGCAACAAGGAGTTGATCCCCGCATCCATGATGCAGAAGAATTTATCCATATTCGAAATAGTGTAGTACAAAATATCAACACAATGCATTCTTCGTATGCATGTCAACCTGAGGAATGTTTTCTTCTCCTTGATAAGAGTTTTATTTCTCCCCGCTTTCATGTCCTTTTTGACTTGCCTGATTACTTCGACTGGGTGAAGAAACAGGATATGGTTCCAGTATACCTCTATCATAAACAGCAACTGCAAGTACTGCAATTTACTACACCTCATAGAGGGCAACAACGCTGGATTCTGAAAGATCCTTTACATCTGTTCGGGATAAACAGTTTATTAGAAGTTTTTCCAGATGCCTGTATTGTGCAAACCCATAGAGCGCCTCTCCAAAGCCTTTCATCCTTATGCAGCATGCTGACAACTATTCGGAAAAATCTTCAGAACAAAGGAATTACGGATCAACTCACCAAAGAGACCGTCTTGTTTTGGAAAAATATGCTGGATAATATCATGCAGGTCCGTCAAAAGTATGGTGCAGAGCGATTCCTGGATATTAACTACAAGGATCTTACTAAAGACCCTATAGGAACAGTCCATAATATATACGACTATTTTGGTCTTACTCCAGATGAGACTGCCACGGAAAAGATGCATGAATGGTTGTTGGAAAATCCAAAAAACAAACATGGTGTCCATAAGTATTCTTCAGAGCATTATGGGTTAAGCCAAGAGATTGTTGACCAGTATTTCTCAGAATATTGTCAGCGTGTTTCCGTATAA
- a CDS encoding antibiotic biosynthesis monooxygenase family protein — translation MQKEITAVVFSFIKPEFVKNAIQIYQEAIDNYYKLEGCRGIQLFRKVNQSNEFMVISKWRSVEAREKYMNSEFHKNSIEKLKPYRERDPIMNNYEEYIELNDK, via the coding sequence ATGCAAAAAGAGATAACTGCTGTCGTCTTTTCTTTTATTAAACCGGAATTTGTCAAGAACGCCATACAGATTTATCAAGAAGCTATTGATAATTACTATAAGCTTGAGGGGTGCAGAGGTATTCAACTGTTTAGAAAGGTAAATCAATCCAACGAATTTATGGTAATTTCGAAATGGAGAAGTGTCGAAGCCAGAGAGAAGTATATGAACTCCGAGTTCCATAAAAACAGCATAGAAAAATTGAAACCGTACAGGGAACGAGATCCGATCATGAACAATTATGAAGAATACATCGAACTGAACGATAAGTAA
- a CDS encoding thiamine pyrophosphate-binding protein, with the protein MNTAEIIVEVLGKTGVKYMFGVPGGAIEDLNTALYHNRHGILPIVTKHEEGAAFMADGYARLSGHLGVCYSTAGPGATNLITGLVSTYADQIPVLALTGQVPTSVFGRGAIQESGSEGINLTDIFNNFTKYSSMLVSEGRTQYMLQKAIRLALSAPEGPVHINMPVDIMKRSVELKKVELPIDPGGTRLLDVDKASRATELLTNAKRPVIIAGWGVYLSRAMPELLELAELLQIPVATSPKAKGVFPESHELSLGVLGFAGSLLAKNYIIDNDVDVLLAVGTSFSEMMTNGWDDHIQPTKHLIHLDVDIEKIGKNYHVSLPVLGDPKMNLKKISQLVKTNNSTGNRRATRSNLKELRQLLTEEETFISQSNLYHPAQLILDIQRFFPSNSIFFADIGTSMSWAIHYMIIDHPASFFVSLGYGSMGYAVAAPVGAKLAAPDRPVVAIVGDGSFLMNGFEVATAVNYKIPVIWVILNNAMLGMVYHGRRLYKEAVPEAMESCFQRVDYVKIAEGLGARGIRLDATTPVSEVLATDILESGVPTVLDVWIDDQAVPPIHSRITTMDNHFS; encoded by the coding sequence ATGAATACCGCTGAGATTATTGTTGAGGTATTAGGAAAAACCGGAGTAAAATACATGTTCGGTGTACCTGGAGGGGCTATTGAAGACCTTAACACCGCTCTTTACCATAACAGACATGGTATTCTTCCCATTGTCACAAAACATGAAGAAGGCGCTGCTTTTATGGCTGACGGATATGCCCGTTTGTCCGGCCATCTGGGAGTCTGCTATTCTACAGCCGGTCCCGGAGCCACGAACCTGATTACCGGTCTGGTATCTACGTATGCAGATCAGATACCGGTTTTGGCTCTGACAGGTCAGGTACCTACCTCGGTATTCGGTAGAGGCGCTATTCAGGAATCCGGCTCGGAAGGAATAAATTTAACTGATATATTCAATAATTTTACAAAATACAGCTCCATGCTGGTCTCGGAAGGTCGTACCCAGTATATGCTGCAAAAAGCTATACGTCTTGCCTTAAGTGCCCCTGAAGGTCCTGTGCATATCAACATGCCTGTCGACATAATGAAACGGTCCGTGGAATTAAAGAAGGTCGAGCTTCCTATAGATCCGGGCGGAACAAGACTTTTAGACGTGGATAAGGCAAGCAGAGCAACAGAACTTCTTACCAACGCCAAACGACCGGTTATTATCGCGGGATGGGGAGTCTATCTCTCTCGGGCTATGCCGGAACTTCTTGAATTAGCAGAGCTCCTGCAGATACCAGTTGCCACCTCACCCAAGGCTAAGGGCGTCTTTCCAGAATCCCATGAACTCTCTCTGGGGGTTTTGGGGTTTGCCGGTTCTCTTCTGGCAAAAAACTATATTATTGATAATGATGTTGATGTGCTTCTGGCTGTAGGCACCAGTTTCAGCGAGATGATGACTAACGGATGGGATGATCATATTCAGCCCACTAAGCACCTCATCCACTTGGATGTTGATATTGAGAAGATAGGGAAAAATTATCATGTTTCACTTCCCGTGCTGGGAGATCCCAAAATGAACCTGAAAAAAATTTCTCAACTGGTGAAGACGAACAATTCTACGGGGAATAGAAGGGCCACGAGAAGCAACCTAAAAGAGCTTCGACAACTCCTCACTGAAGAGGAAACATTCATATCTCAAAGCAACTTATATCACCCGGCGCAATTAATTCTTGATATTCAGCGTTTTTTCCCGTCAAATAGTATTTTTTTTGCAGACATAGGTACGTCTATGTCTTGGGCCATCCATTATATGATAATTGATCATCCTGCCTCGTTTTTTGTTTCCTTGGGGTATGGCTCTATGGGTTATGCCGTGGCGGCTCCTGTCGGTGCCAAGTTAGCAGCACCTGACCGTCCGGTGGTGGCTATCGTGGGAGACGGTTCTTTTCTGATGAACGGCTTTGAGGTTGCCACAGCGGTCAATTATAAGATTCCAGTTATCTGGGTTATTTTAAATAATGCTATGCTCGGCATGGTTTATCACGGACGCCGCTTGTACAAAGAGGCTGTGCCTGAGGCAATGGAATCCTGCTTTCAACGAGTGGATTATGTGAAAATTGCCGAGGGCTTGGGCGCACGCGGCATTCGCCTTGACGCTACGACACCAGTATCAGAAGTACTGGCAACAGACATCCTGGAATCGGGCGTCCCTACCGTTCTCGATGTATGGATTGATGATCAGGCTGTACCGCCCATTCATAGTCGCATCACAACAATGGATAACCATTTTTCCTGA
- a CDS encoding CoB--CoM heterodisulfide reductase iron-sulfur subunit B family protein has translation MDLCFFPGCNMPAIRPDVENAIRLTMPALGVNLVDLSGYVCCPAFGAFPATDKESQFATSGWNISLAEEQGHDILVQCGSCYSSLHMGLEHLHEDAALRAHINELLKPTGRSVNCTTKVRHVTDILYSEVGTEKIAAKIKHTLEGMHGVVQYPCHTLFPSEVVGFEKSPRRPVALRRLTEALGATVDTFSLEYQCCGGAGGFSKSSPAEADAFTKTKLDAIIKETKAEFIVVSCITCLMYLDNIQEKLNKQAGEEIYKIPVFDYNQLLALCMGFDGNKVAAISKISRDSILRRF, from the coding sequence ATGGATTTATGTTTTTTTCCAGGCTGCAACATGCCAGCCATCCGCCCGGACGTGGAAAATGCCATCCGCCTGACCATGCCCGCTCTGGGGGTGAATTTGGTGGATTTGTCCGGCTATGTCTGCTGCCCGGCCTTTGGTGCCTTCCCGGCCACGGATAAGGAGTCCCAGTTCGCGACCAGTGGCTGGAATATCTCCCTGGCTGAGGAGCAGGGCCATGACATTCTGGTGCAATGCGGTTCCTGCTACAGTTCCCTGCATATGGGGTTGGAGCATCTGCATGAGGATGCGGCCTTGCGGGCCCATATCAACGAGTTGCTCAAGCCTACTGGGCGCTCAGTGAATTGCACCACCAAGGTTCGCCATGTGACGGATATCCTCTATAGTGAGGTAGGGACGGAAAAGATTGCTGCAAAGATCAAGCATACCCTGGAAGGGATGCATGGAGTTGTTCAGTATCCCTGCCATACCCTTTTTCCCAGTGAAGTCGTGGGATTCGAGAAATCTCCGAGAAGGCCGGTGGCCCTGCGTAGACTCACCGAGGCCTTGGGTGCCACCGTGGATACCTTCAGTCTGGAATATCAATGTTGTGGCGGTGCCGGTGGTTTTTCCAAAAGCTCACCAGCTGAGGCGGATGCCTTTACCAAAACTAAGCTGGATGCCATTATTAAAGAGACCAAGGCGGAATTCATCGTGGTATCCTGCATCACCTGCCTGATGTACCTGGATAATATTCAGGAAAAGCTGAATAAACAGGCAGGCGAGGAAATCTATAAGATTCCGGTCTTTGATTATAACCAGCTCCTGGCCCTCTGCATGGGCTTTGATGGGAATAAGGTAGCGGCTATTTCCAAGATATCCAGAGATTCCATTTTGCGGCGTTTTTGA
- a CDS encoding 4Fe-4S dicluster domain-containing protein, which produces MEIDFNASNKNLWKEIYDNENLHHCYNCGTCITGCPASHGNPPLLVRNLARMVILGLEEELLDDPTPWSCVSCTRCEEMCPMDVKPFELILAIRKWQSASDPTYIPPAIVDIYRRGYTQPVGVNTELRDKLGLPELPTISKQPEKLKQFREMLMKTPVISENDYMFMGGDE; this is translated from the coding sequence GTGGAAATAGATTTCAATGCCTCCAACAAGAATTTATGGAAAGAAATATACGACAATGAGAATCTCCATCATTGTTATAATTGCGGAACCTGTATCACCGGTTGCCCGGCCTCACACGGCAATCCCCCGCTGCTGGTAAGGAATCTGGCCCGTATGGTGATTCTGGGCCTGGAGGAGGAACTGCTTGATGACCCGACCCCGTGGTCCTGCGTCTCCTGCACCCGTTGCGAGGAGATGTGCCCTATGGACGTCAAGCCCTTTGAGCTGATCCTAGCTATCCGTAAATGGCAGTCAGCCAGCGATCCCACCTATATTCCGCCCGCGATTGTCGATATCTACCGACGCGGCTACACCCAACCCGTGGGAGTGAATACGGAGTTGCGGGATAAGCTCGGCCTGCCCGAGCTGCCTACCATCAGCAAGCAGCCTGAGAAACTGAAGCAATTCCGGGAAATGCTCATGAAAACGCCGGTGATCAGCGAAAACGACTATATGTTTATGGGGGGAGATGAGTAA
- a CDS encoding FAD-dependent oxidoreductase, with protein MTEKKEIGRVLVVGAGISGIKAALELAETGYQVLLVDSSPHIGGILAKLDHQFPTDHCGICRMLPMVGREYASQFCMRKGLYHENIEILPFTEVAAISGDVGKFSVELRKKPAYVDAAKCNGMGECIKVCPMELHDDFNHSLTKRKAIYQMVPHNLPNMLRVDRDACSGCTEQPCLQVCPNGAIDFAQQEQSETRQVNTIILAAGSKLWDTSIEDAKSYAVSPDVVTALAFERILSPSGTYDGVIRRPSNGKPAKRIAWIQCMGSRNRRLGRDYCSSICCMFALKEAVLAKEKGGSDTETTIFYMDMRTFGKDHFRYFEKAVDMGVRLVRCRVQQVHADTDGSLKIRYFDQDSNEFKVETFDMTVLSTGQTPFAEHKNFSEILNLNLNQQQLLPTDELSKVRLSKPGVFICGSFMGLTDISEAVSSGIAAAGEASKVLAALDVTTVNEAKEPEQVDTSAGTEAARIELILCKGVTDKEGYTLNADLLTQALATGGAVDKVRLLDTIYTEEGLAEFTEILNKSRCNRLLIGVDKPLTYQNRLRKIAEQAGFHPSLVKLFDISSALGQDNTGDSLTLRLIRETRSHVDRLRFTPALHVDTLPSNETALVVGGGIVGMYSALSLAERGAAVHLVERAAKLGGYAGNEVTATVEGLNPTAIAEELSRRIADNAKITVHLHSDVLSSSGAPGRYDTQIKEHDTGLILSIEHGAAILATGNQKSPTTAYHYADSERILTQSEFGKALRAGDISLEKAEEIVMIQCVDSREKEAREYCSRVCCMGALQNALQIKEKKPDARVFVLYRDMMSYGAYERCYTEARSKGVIFVAYDLEHKPGVEVKHGKPVVSFRDPVLDAEIEVSADWLVLSTGIQADPGNAKLAETLGVSLNQDGFFSEADPKWRPIEFQKLGFYAVGVANAPMTLREAIMQAEAAAQKSSVFLSGREIPFTREVATIHDALCIRCKQCIDICPYGARSFDAESDSVVIDSATCQACGLCAVTCRNSAAEVRGWNDKQMLAMIDAQLMNFLTPTSA; from the coding sequence ATGACGGAAAAAAAAGAGATCGGCAGGGTTCTGGTGGTCGGTGCCGGTATCTCCGGCATCAAGGCTGCCCTGGAACTGGCCGAGACCGGATATCAGGTGCTGTTGGTGGATTCCTCGCCGCATATCGGCGGTATCCTGGCTAAGCTTGATCATCAGTTTCCCACGGATCATTGCGGCATCTGCCGGATGCTGCCCATGGTCGGTCGGGAATATGCCTCCCAGTTCTGTATGCGTAAGGGCCTGTATCACGAGAATATTGAGATCCTGCCCTTTACCGAGGTGGCCGCGATCAGCGGTGATGTGGGCAAGTTCAGCGTGGAGCTACGGAAGAAACCAGCCTATGTTGATGCCGCCAAATGCAACGGCATGGGCGAGTGCATCAAGGTCTGCCCTATGGAGTTGCATGATGATTTCAACCACTCCCTGACCAAGCGCAAGGCCATCTACCAGATGGTGCCCCATAACCTGCCCAATATGTTGCGGGTGGATCGGGATGCCTGTAGCGGCTGTACGGAACAGCCCTGCCTCCAGGTCTGTCCCAATGGGGCTATAGATTTTGCGCAGCAGGAGCAAAGCGAAACCAGGCAGGTCAACACGATTATCCTGGCTGCGGGCTCCAAGCTCTGGGACACCAGTATCGAAGACGCCAAGTCCTATGCGGTGTCGCCGGATGTGGTCACGGCCCTGGCCTTTGAGCGGATCCTCAGCCCTTCCGGCACCTATGACGGGGTGATCCGTCGTCCCTCCAATGGGAAACCGGCCAAGCGGATCGCCTGGATTCAATGCATGGGCTCGCGCAACCGACGCCTGGGCCGGGATTATTGCTCGTCCATCTGCTGTATGTTCGCCCTCAAAGAGGCTGTGCTTGCCAAGGAAAAAGGCGGGTCGGACACCGAGACCACCATCTTTTATATGGATATGCGGACCTTTGGTAAGGATCATTTTCGCTATTTTGAAAAGGCCGTGGACATGGGCGTACGTCTGGTCCGTTGCCGGGTGCAGCAGGTCCATGCCGATACCGACGGCAGCCTGAAGATCAGGTATTTTGATCAGGACAGCAATGAGTTCAAGGTGGAGACCTTTGACATGACCGTGCTTTCCACCGGTCAGACACCCTTTGCCGAACATAAGAACTTTTCGGAGATCCTCAACCTCAATTTGAATCAACAGCAGCTTCTGCCCACGGATGAGCTGAGCAAGGTCCGTCTCAGCAAGCCTGGTGTGTTTATCTGCGGTTCTTTTATGGGGTTGACCGATATCAGCGAGGCGGTGAGTAGTGGTATCGCCGCAGCCGGTGAAGCGAGCAAGGTTCTGGCTGCGCTGGATGTGACCACGGTGAACGAGGCCAAGGAACCGGAGCAGGTGGACACCAGTGCAGGCACAGAAGCAGCTCGCATAGAGCTCATCCTCTGCAAGGGGGTTACCGATAAAGAAGGCTATACCCTGAATGCAGATCTGCTGACCCAGGCTCTGGCAACAGGTGGGGCCGTGGACAAGGTTCGCCTCCTTGATACGATCTACACCGAGGAAGGCTTGGCTGAGTTTACCGAGATCCTTAATAAGTCCAGGTGTAACCGCTTGCTGATCGGGGTGGATAAACCCCTGACCTATCAAAACAGGCTGCGCAAGATTGCTGAACAGGCTGGATTTCATCCCTCGCTGGTCAAGCTCTTTGATATTTCTTCGGCCCTTGGTCAGGATAATACGGGAGACAGCCTTACCCTCCGTTTGATCCGGGAGACCCGTTCTCATGTAGATCGGCTACGCTTTACCCCGGCCTTGCATGTGGATACTCTGCCCAGCAACGAGACGGCTTTGGTGGTTGGTGGTGGTATCGTGGGAATGTACTCGGCCCTGTCTTTGGCAGAGCGCGGTGCTGCTGTCCACCTGGTGGAACGGGCTGCGAAGCTGGGTGGTTATGCGGGCAACGAGGTGACCGCCACTGTGGAGGGACTTAATCCTACAGCCATCGCCGAGGAACTCAGCCGCAGGATTGCTGATAATGCAAAAATCACCGTACACTTGCACAGTGATGTGCTCAGCTCCAGCGGAGCTCCAGGGCGCTATGATACCCAGATCAAGGAGCATGATACCGGGCTGATTCTCTCCATTGAGCACGGGGCTGCAATCCTTGCTACGGGCAATCAGAAGAGCCCGACCACGGCCTATCATTATGCGGATTCGGAGCGGATCCTGACTCAAAGTGAATTCGGCAAGGCACTCAGGGCCGGGGATATCAGCCTGGAAAAAGCAGAAGAGATCGTCATGATCCAGTGTGTGGATTCCAGAGAAAAGGAAGCCCGTGAATATTGCAGTCGGGTCTGTTGCATGGGCGCTCTCCAGAATGCCTTGCAGATCAAGGAAAAGAAACCGGATGCCAGGGTCTTTGTTTTGTACAGAGACATGATGAGCTATGGCGCCTATGAGCGTTGCTACACCGAGGCCCGGAGCAAAGGGGTGATCTTTGTTGCCTATGATCTGGAACATAAACCGGGCGTAGAGGTCAAACACGGTAAGCCTGTGGTTAGTTTTCGTGATCCGGTGCTTGATGCGGAGATTGAAGTCTCAGCGGATTGGCTGGTTCTGTCCACTGGTATCCAGGCGGATCCGGGTAATGCGAAGCTGGCTGAGACCTTGGGTGTTTCTTTGAATCAGGATGGATTTTTCAGCGAAGCGGATCCTAAATGGCGTCCCATTGAGTTTCAGAAACTGGGTTTCTATGCCGTGGGGGTGGCCAATGCGCCCATGACCCTGCGTGAGGCCATTATGCAGGCGGAAGCGGCAGCCCAGAAATCCTCGGTCTTTTTATCCGGGCGGGAAATCCCCTTTACCCGTGAGGTAGCCACGATTCATGATGCACTCTGTATACGCTGCAAGCAATGCATAGATATCTGTCCTTACGGGGCCCGTTCCTTTGATGCAGAGAGTGATAGTGTTGTGATTGATTCTGCCACCTGCCAGGCCTGCGGTCTATGTGCCGTGACCTGCCGAAACTCTGCCGCAGAGGTCAGGGGCTGGAACGATAAACAGATGCTGGCCATGATTGATGCCCAGCTCATGAATTTTCTGACACCGACAAGCGCATAA
- a CDS encoding Coenzyme F420 hydrogenase/dehydrogenase, beta subunit C-terminal domain codes for MSNFTTVSYKKDELNKELATLLSALLEKKTVDGIMVPCRQPSGTVMQTLITDPVQTAQVDPFAPVAPVSSAKLASSLTAKPSGKKIALVMRSCEIRALIELVKLNQASLDNTLLIAQDCFGRYENKDFYALQEKGLTTESFIQAAQGGTTATDGLDVIEACTVCEHPVAANADIRLCLIGADAGTFSVEAASEKGEQAIKDMGLSGSDNAGKRADAVKTLVAARQDAFTQKFNEYREKINSFQALEENMVKCVNCYNCRVACPVCYCKECVFVTDTFRHDGDQFLGWAQHKGTLKMPTDTVFYHLTRMTHIGNFCVGCGQCTSACPNDVNLTMAFRAAAKVSQDRFGYESGRSLDEAQPLTVFHDDELVEVTGQVK; via the coding sequence ATGTCCAACTTCACGACTGTATCATATAAAAAAGATGAATTGAATAAGGAGCTGGCCACGCTTCTGAGTGCTCTGCTGGAAAAAAAGACCGTGGACGGAATCATGGTACCCTGTCGTCAGCCCTCAGGCACGGTGATGCAGACCCTGATCACTGACCCGGTCCAGACTGCTCAGGTTGATCCCTTTGCCCCGGTGGCACCGGTGAGTTCGGCAAAGCTGGCTTCCTCCCTGACCGCAAAGCCCTCCGGGAAAAAAATCGCCCTGGTGATGCGTTCTTGTGAGATCCGGGCTCTGATTGAGCTGGTCAAACTGAACCAGGCCAGCCTGGACAACACCCTGCTCATTGCCCAGGATTGCTTCGGCAGATATGAGAATAAGGATTTTTACGCCTTGCAGGAAAAGGGGCTCACCACAGAATCCTTTATTCAGGCAGCCCAGGGCGGAACAACTGCCACTGATGGCTTGGATGTCATTGAGGCCTGCACGGTCTGCGAGCATCCGGTTGCAGCCAACGCAGATATCCGTCTCTGCCTGATCGGGGCTGATGCTGGTACCTTCAGCGTTGAAGCTGCCAGTGAGAAAGGAGAGCAGGCAATTAAAGATATGGGCCTGTCCGGCAGCGACAACGCGGGTAAACGGGCCGATGCCGTAAAGACCCTTGTTGCTGCCCGGCAGGATGCCTTTACCCAGAAGTTCAACGAGTATCGGGAAAAGATCAACAGCTTTCAGGCCCTGGAAGAAAACATGGTCAAATGTGTGAACTGCTATAATTGCCGGGTGGCCTGTCCGGTCTGTTATTGCAAGGAATGCGTCTTTGTCACCGATACCTTCCGCCATGACGGCGACCAGTTCCTGGGTTGGGCCCAGCATAAGGGTACGCTGAAGATGCCCACGGACACGGTCTTTTATCATCTCACCCGCATGACCCATATCGGTAATTTCTGTGTGGGTTGCGGGCAATGTACCAGCGCCTGTCCCAATGATGTCAACCTCACGATGGCCTTCAGGGCTGCTGCCAAGGTTTCCCAGGATCGCTTCGGCTATGAGTCAGGTCGGTCCCTGGACGAGGCCCAGCCCTTAACGGTATTTCATGATGATGAACTGGTTGAAGTGACCGGTCAGGTTAAATAG
- a CDS encoding hydrogenase iron-sulfur subunit, with the protein MSEFEPQIVAFFCNWCTFTAADLAGTSRLAYPPNLKIVRVMCSGMVDPKYVIKAFLNGADGVLIGGCWPGDCHYINGNLKARRRVAHLTEILKQYGIGEDRFWLRWIAASEGTMLQEVAREMTEKIKALGPSPIKTQQEAA; encoded by the coding sequence ATGAGTGAGTTTGAACCGCAAATCGTCGCCTTTTTCTGTAATTGGTGTACGTTTACCGCCGCTGACCTGGCCGGTACGTCCCGTCTGGCCTATCCGCCGAATCTTAAAATCGTGCGCGTGATGTGCAGCGGTATGGTTGACCCCAAGTATGTCATCAAGGCCTTCCTCAACGGTGCCGACGGCGTTCTGATCGGGGGCTGCTGGCCAGGGGACTGCCACTACATCAACGGGAACCTCAAGGCCAGGAGAAGAGTCGCTCATCTGACGGAAATCCTCAAACAATACGGGATCGGTGAAGATCGCTTCTGGTTGCGTTGGATCGCTGCCAGTGAGGGCACCATGTTGCAGGAGGTTGCCCGGGAAATGACGGAAAAAATCAAGGCCCTCGGCCCGAGCCCCATTAAGACCCAACAGGAAGCGGCCTGA
- a CDS encoding DNA cytosine methyltransferase has protein sequence MKSLELFSGAGGLALGIAEQGARHEALVELNKDAAATLRHNFQPDIVHHTDIRDFDFEAYGHVDIVAGGPPCQPFSIGGKHQGNMDQRDMFPYACKAIAQCTPSVFIFENVKGLLRKSFSTYFEYILLRLSYPELIIGSTETWEGHLRRLEKAHTSQKYSGIKYNVLFRLINAADYGVPQKRERVVIVGTRNDLEVEWSFPEQTHSLESLIHSQFVTKEYWERHGIKPADISCYDGRTAASVQKMQKQPQLFPPATKAWRTVRDTLQALPQPDEEGVYHPEHIFRKGARVYPGHTGSFIDFPSKTIKAGGHGVPGGENMLRNADGSVRYYTTYEAKLLQTFPEEYRITGSWSESMRQIGNAVPVKLAGIIAGSLIEQVWSEKST, from the coding sequence ATTAAGAGTCTTGAGCTGTTCTCTGGTGCCGGTGGTTTAGCGCTAGGTATTGCTGAACAGGGTGCCAGGCATGAGGCCCTGGTTGAGCTGAATAAAGATGCTGCTGCCACCCTTAGGCATAATTTTCAGCCGGATATTGTTCATCATACGGATATACGCGACTTTGATTTTGAAGCATACGGACATGTAGATATTGTTGCAGGTGGCCCTCCCTGTCAACCGTTCTCCATTGGCGGTAAGCATCAAGGAAATATGGACCAGAGAGATATGTTTCCTTATGCGTGCAAGGCCATTGCTCAATGTACACCTTCTGTGTTTATTTTTGAAAATGTGAAGGGGCTTCTGAGGAAATCGTTTTCTACGTATTTTGAATACATACTGCTTCGGCTCTCCTATCCTGAGCTTATAATAGGATCAACAGAAACATGGGAGGGTCATCTCCGTAGACTTGAGAAGGCGCATACCTCACAAAAATATAGCGGGATTAAATACAATGTTCTTTTTCGCTTAATTAATGCTGCTGATTATGGGGTACCGCAAAAAAGAGAACGTGTCGTTATTGTCGGTACCAGAAACGATCTGGAGGTGGAATGGTCTTTTCCTGAGCAGACACATTCTTTGGAGTCGCTGATCCACTCGCAGTTTGTGACCAAGGAGTATTGGGAACGGCACGGAATCAAGCCAGCGGATATATCCTGTTATGATGGACGAACTGCCGCCTCTGTTCAGAAAATGCAGAAACAGCCGCAACTTTTTCCTCCCGCTACGAAGGCGTGGCGTACTGTACGGGATACGCTGCAAGCTCTTCCTCAGCCAGATGAGGAAGGAGTATATCACCCGGAGCACATTTTTCGTAAAGGAGCGAGGGTCTATCCGGGACATACAGGGAGCTTTATAGATTTTCCCTCAAAGACGATCAAAGCCGGAGGGCATGGCGTCCCTGGTGGAGAAAATATGCTGCGGAATGCTGATGGTTCTGTACGGTATTACACAACTTATGAAGCGAAGCTTCTGCAAACTTTTCCGGAAGAGTACAGGATAACAGGCTCTTGGTCGGAAAGTATGCGGCAGATCGGCAATGCTGTTCCTGTTAAATTGGCTGGTATTATTGCCGGATCATTGATTGAGCAGGTGTGGAGCGAGAAAAGTACGTAA